The Rhododendron vialii isolate Sample 1 chromosome 5a, ASM3025357v1 genome contains a region encoding:
- the LOC131327581 gene encoding serpin-ZX-like: MVAAGSRGRTLEHVLALLGAQDIDEIKSSASAMMAAAAGCGGGRRSDEGGDGPVLCMVNGAWVDKHFPLVGSYKEEVYKEEVLKGIYACNAKTVDFQMQINEVVNKVNSWAKKASKGLITNFLQPRLLSPETTIVLANGFYFKGIWTSTRRFDASLTENKTFYLLTGDTVSIPFMTSCKKYHYESFDAFKVLKIPYQSAKLDRKFSMYFFLPHERVGLQNLLQELCSDPGFLKQDYFDVREVSLAEFWIPKFKFSYEFNHGNDVSFC, translated from the exons ATGGTGGCCGCCGGATCCAGAGGCCGCACCTTGGAGCATGTGCTGGCGTTGCTTGGGGCACAAGACATCGATGAAATCAAGTCGAGCGCTTCGGCAAtgatggcggcggcggcagGGTGTGGTGGTGGACGAAGGTCTGATGAGGGCGGTGACGGTCCGGTTTTGTGTATGGTTAACGGAGCTTGGGTGGACAAGCATTTTCCTCTTGTAGGTTCTTATAAGGAAGAAGTATATAAGGAAGAAGTACTGAAAGGGATCTACGCTTGTAATGCAAAAACTGTTGATTTTCAAATGCAG ATTAATGAAGTGGTAAATAAAGTGAACTCGTGGGCCAAAAAAGCATCAAAAGGGCTTATCACAAACTTTCTACAACCTCGGTTGTTATCTCCAGAAACAACAATCGTTCTTGCAAATGGATTCTACTTCAAAGGAATTTGGACCAGCACACGTAGATTTGATGCGAGTCTAACCGAAAACAAAACTTTCTATCTTCTCACTGGAGACACCGTTTCAATTCCATTCATGACGAGTTGTAAGAAATATCACTACGAATCTTTTGACGCTTTCAAAGTCCTCAAAATCCCATACCAAAGTGCAAAACTCGATAGGAAGTTTTCTATGTATTTCTTTCTCCCTCACGAGAGAGTTGGGTTACAAAATCTCCTCCAAGAGCTGTGTTCTGATCCTGGATTTTTGAAGCAAGATTACTTTGACGTAAGAGAAGTGAGTCTTGCCGAATTTTGGATCCCGAAGTTCAAATTCTCATACGAATTTAACCATGGGAATGACGTTTCCTTTTGTTGA
- the LOC131328021 gene encoding peptidyl serine alpha-galactosyltransferase isoform X1 gives MEKCLLFLVVLVLGLGPITGGWGQSERVQEAPWRIHTLFSVECQNYFDWQTVGLMHSFKKARQPGPITRLLSCTEEEKRSYRGMELAPTLEVPSMSRHPRTGDWYPAINKPAGIVHWLNHSKDAQNVDWVVILDADMIIRGPIIPWELGAEKGRPVAAYYGYLIGCDNILAQLHTKHPEICDKVGGLLAMHIDDVRALAPMWLSKTEEVREDRAHWMTNITGDIYSKGWISEMYGYSFGAAEVGLRHKINDNLMIYPGYIPREDVEPILMHYGLPFRIGNWSFSKLDHHEDDVVYDCGRLFPEPPYPREIKAMEDDPNRQRALFLNIECINTLNEGLLLQHATRGCPKPKWSKYLSLLRSKTFSDLTRPKFPTPDTLRTMEDELQQQVSDEPGKPHPKIHTVFSTECTPYFDWQTVGLIHSFHTSGQPGNITRLLSCTDEDLKNYKGHDLAPTHYVPSMSRHPLTGDWYPAINKPAAVLHWLNHANVDAEFIVILDADMIMRGPITPWEFNAALGRPVSTPYDYLIGCHNELAKLHTRNPEACDKVGGVIIMHIDDLRKFALLWLHKTEEVRADTAHYAKNITGDIYESGWISEMYGYSFGAAELNLRHIINGEILIYPGYVPQPGVKYRVFHYGLEFRVGNWSFDKANWRTVDIVNKCWSKFPDPPDPSMLDRTDENTIQRDLLSIECAKTLNEALLLHHERRKCSDPTSLSTSNQVTSGEVTLSRKFGKMDTVHVVRSDTVLKNDSIDSSNNSIESSDDSIESLMDSKESLDDSNESSKDSKESLDDSKESLDDSKESSEDSQKPSNDSKESSNDSKISSLSAVTNQTFSSFRFWIVYLWIFGILGFLAVMYTMLSGRRGHRKRGKNYKHNRRPSYSGYVDTNGHDRHLRNAESS, from the exons ATGGAGAAATGCTTGCTCTTCCTGGTTGTATTGGTACTGGGTCTGGGTCCGATTACCGGTGGGTGGGGCCAATCAGAGAGGGTCCAAGAAGCTCCATGGAGGATCCACACCCTTTTCTCAGTGGAGTGCCAGAACTACTTCGATTGGCAGACTGTCGGGCTCATGCACAGCTTCAAGAAGGCCCGGCAACCCGGCCCGATTACCCGACTTTTGAGCTGTAcggaggaggagaagaggagTTATAGGGGCATGGAATTGGCTCCCACTCTTGAGGTTCCTTCCATGAGCAGACACCCTAGAACTGGTGattg GTATCCAGCAATCAACAAACCCGCTGGGATTGTCCACTGGCTAAACCATAGTAAAGATGCTCAAAATGTTGACTGGGTTGTGATACTAGATGCAGACATGATCATCCGGGGCCCAATCATACCATGGGAGCTTGGTGCAGAGAAAGGCAGACCAGTTGCTGCCTATTATGG GTACTTGATTGGTTGTGATAACATTCTTGCTCAACTGCATACAAAGCACCCAGAAATCTGTGACAAGGTTGGTGGTCTACTCGCCATGCATATAGATGATGTTCGAGCTTTGGCACCTATGTGGCTTTCTAAAACTGAAGAAGTGAGAGAAGATAGAGCTCATTGGATGACCAATATAACTGGTGACATTTATTCAAAGGGGTGGATCAGTGAGATGTATGGATACTCATTTGGTGCTGCAGAG GTGGGACTTCGTCACAAAATCAATGATAATTTGATGATCTACCCAGGCTATATTCCTCGAGAGGATGTTGAGCCTATTCTTATGCATTATGGCTTGCCATTTCGCATTGGAAATTGGTCATTCAGTAAATTGGATCACCATGAAGATGACGTTGTCTATGATTGTGGCAGGCTTTTCCCAGAACCTCCTTATCCTAGAGAG ATAAAAGCAATGGAAGATGATCCAAATAGACAGAGAGCACTTTTCTTAAATATAGAATGTATTAACACTTTGAATGAGGGTCTTTTGTTACAACATGCCACACGTGGCTGCCCAAAGCCAAAGTGGTCAAAATACTTGAGCCTCTTAAGGAGCAAAACTTTTTCTGACCTAACTCGGCCTAAATTTCCAACTCCGGATACCTTGCGAACCATGGAGGATGAGTTGCAACAACAGGTCTCTGATGAACCCGGGAAGCCCCATCCGAAAATCCACACTGTTTTTTCCACAGAGTGTACTCCTTACTTTGATTGGCAAACTGTGGGACTCATTCACAGCTTCCATACGAGTGGCCAACCTGGGAATATCACGAGGCTTCTCAGTTGTACAGATGAGGACCTAAAGAATTATAAGGGCCATGATCTGGCTCCCACCCACTATGTTCCATCCATGAGTCGACATCCGTTAACAGGCGATTG GTATCCTGCAATCAATAAACCTGCTGCAGTCCTGCATTGGCTCAATCATGCAAATGTTGATGCAGAGTTCATTGTAATTCTGGATGCTGACATGATCATGAGAGGACCAATCACACCATGGGAGTTCAATGCTGCACTTGGCCGCCCGGTTTCCACTCCCTATGA CTATCTGATTGGCTGTCATAATGAGCTTGCAAAACTCCATACGCGCAATCCTGAAGCTTGTGATAAGGTCGGTGGTGTGATCATTATGCACATAGATGATCTCCGGAAGTTTGCTCTACTATGGCTGCATAAAACCGAGGAGGTCAGAGCTGATACAGCTCATTATGCCAAAAATATTACAGGAGATATATATGAATCTGGATGGATTAGCGAGATGTATGGTTATTCGTTTGGCGCAGCAGAG TTGAATTTGCGGCATATCATAAACGGTGAGATATTAATATACCCGGGATATGTTCCTCAGCCTGGCGTTAAGTACAGAGTTTTCCACTACGGTTTGGAATTTAGGGTTGGAAATTGGAGCTTTGATAAAGCAAACTGGAGGACTGTAGACATAGTCAATAAATGCTGGTCAAAGTTTCCTGATCCACCCGATCCTTCAATGCTCGATCGCACTGATGAGAACACAATACAGAGGGACTTGCTTAGCATAGAATGTGCGAAGACACTGAATGAAGCGCTGCTTTTACACCATGAGAGGAGGAAATGTTCTGATCCCACTTCCTTATCAACCTCAAATCAGGTGACTTCCGGTGAAGTTACACTGTCGAGAAAATTTGGCAAGATGGATACAGTTCATGTTGTAAGGAGTGACACTGTTTTGAAGAATGACTCCATAGATTCATCGAACAACTCTATAGAATCATCAGATGACTCTATTGAATCATTGATGGACTCTAAAGAATCACTGGACGACTCTAATGAATCATCAAAGGACTCTAAAGAATCATTGGACGACTCTAAAGAATCATTGGACGACTCTAAAGAATCATCCGAAGACTCTCAAAAACCATCGAACGACTCTAAAGAATCATCAAACGACTctaaaatatcatcattatctGCTGTGACAAATCAGACATTTAGCTCTTTCAGATTTTGGATAGTTTATCTGTGGATTTTTGGAATCTTGGGTTTCTTGGCAGTGATGTACACGATGCTTTCAGGACGTAGAGGGCACAGAAAAAGAGGTAAAAATTACAAGCATAATAGAAGACCGTCGTATTCAGGATACGTCGATACGAATGGACATGATAGACATCTTCGCAATGCTGAATCGTCGTAG
- the LOC131328021 gene encoding peptidyl serine alpha-galactosyltransferase isoform X2, which produces MIIRGPIIPWELGAEKGRPVAAYYGYLIGCDNILAQLHTKHPEICDKVGGLLAMHIDDVRALAPMWLSKTEEVREDRAHWMTNITGDIYSKGWISEMYGYSFGAAEVGLRHKINDNLMIYPGYIPREDVEPILMHYGLPFRIGNWSFSKLDHHEDDVVYDCGRLFPEPPYPREIKAMEDDPNRQRALFLNIECINTLNEGLLLQHATRGCPKPKWSKYLSLLRSKTFSDLTRPKFPTPDTLRTMEDELQQQVSDEPGKPHPKIHTVFSTECTPYFDWQTVGLIHSFHTSGQPGNITRLLSCTDEDLKNYKGHDLAPTHYVPSMSRHPLTGDWYPAINKPAAVLHWLNHANVDAEFIVILDADMIMRGPITPWEFNAALGRPVSTPYDYLIGCHNELAKLHTRNPEACDKVGGVIIMHIDDLRKFALLWLHKTEEVRADTAHYAKNITGDIYESGWISEMYGYSFGAAELNLRHIINGEILIYPGYVPQPGVKYRVFHYGLEFRVGNWSFDKANWRTVDIVNKCWSKFPDPPDPSMLDRTDENTIQRDLLSIECAKTLNEALLLHHERRKCSDPTSLSTSNQVTSGEVTLSRKFGKMDTVHVVRSDTVLKNDSIDSSNNSIESSDDSIESLMDSKESLDDSNESSKDSKESLDDSKESLDDSKESSEDSQKPSNDSKESSNDSKISSLSAVTNQTFSSFRFWIVYLWIFGILGFLAVMYTMLSGRRGHRKRGKNYKHNRRPSYSGYVDTNGHDRHLRNAESS; this is translated from the exons ATGATCATCCGGGGCCCAATCATACCATGGGAGCTTGGTGCAGAGAAAGGCAGACCAGTTGCTGCCTATTATGG GTACTTGATTGGTTGTGATAACATTCTTGCTCAACTGCATACAAAGCACCCAGAAATCTGTGACAAGGTTGGTGGTCTACTCGCCATGCATATAGATGATGTTCGAGCTTTGGCACCTATGTGGCTTTCTAAAACTGAAGAAGTGAGAGAAGATAGAGCTCATTGGATGACCAATATAACTGGTGACATTTATTCAAAGGGGTGGATCAGTGAGATGTATGGATACTCATTTGGTGCTGCAGAG GTGGGACTTCGTCACAAAATCAATGATAATTTGATGATCTACCCAGGCTATATTCCTCGAGAGGATGTTGAGCCTATTCTTATGCATTATGGCTTGCCATTTCGCATTGGAAATTGGTCATTCAGTAAATTGGATCACCATGAAGATGACGTTGTCTATGATTGTGGCAGGCTTTTCCCAGAACCTCCTTATCCTAGAGAG ATAAAAGCAATGGAAGATGATCCAAATAGACAGAGAGCACTTTTCTTAAATATAGAATGTATTAACACTTTGAATGAGGGTCTTTTGTTACAACATGCCACACGTGGCTGCCCAAAGCCAAAGTGGTCAAAATACTTGAGCCTCTTAAGGAGCAAAACTTTTTCTGACCTAACTCGGCCTAAATTTCCAACTCCGGATACCTTGCGAACCATGGAGGATGAGTTGCAACAACAGGTCTCTGATGAACCCGGGAAGCCCCATCCGAAAATCCACACTGTTTTTTCCACAGAGTGTACTCCTTACTTTGATTGGCAAACTGTGGGACTCATTCACAGCTTCCATACGAGTGGCCAACCTGGGAATATCACGAGGCTTCTCAGTTGTACAGATGAGGACCTAAAGAATTATAAGGGCCATGATCTGGCTCCCACCCACTATGTTCCATCCATGAGTCGACATCCGTTAACAGGCGATTG GTATCCTGCAATCAATAAACCTGCTGCAGTCCTGCATTGGCTCAATCATGCAAATGTTGATGCAGAGTTCATTGTAATTCTGGATGCTGACATGATCATGAGAGGACCAATCACACCATGGGAGTTCAATGCTGCACTTGGCCGCCCGGTTTCCACTCCCTATGA CTATCTGATTGGCTGTCATAATGAGCTTGCAAAACTCCATACGCGCAATCCTGAAGCTTGTGATAAGGTCGGTGGTGTGATCATTATGCACATAGATGATCTCCGGAAGTTTGCTCTACTATGGCTGCATAAAACCGAGGAGGTCAGAGCTGATACAGCTCATTATGCCAAAAATATTACAGGAGATATATATGAATCTGGATGGATTAGCGAGATGTATGGTTATTCGTTTGGCGCAGCAGAG TTGAATTTGCGGCATATCATAAACGGTGAGATATTAATATACCCGGGATATGTTCCTCAGCCTGGCGTTAAGTACAGAGTTTTCCACTACGGTTTGGAATTTAGGGTTGGAAATTGGAGCTTTGATAAAGCAAACTGGAGGACTGTAGACATAGTCAATAAATGCTGGTCAAAGTTTCCTGATCCACCCGATCCTTCAATGCTCGATCGCACTGATGAGAACACAATACAGAGGGACTTGCTTAGCATAGAATGTGCGAAGACACTGAATGAAGCGCTGCTTTTACACCATGAGAGGAGGAAATGTTCTGATCCCACTTCCTTATCAACCTCAAATCAGGTGACTTCCGGTGAAGTTACACTGTCGAGAAAATTTGGCAAGATGGATACAGTTCATGTTGTAAGGAGTGACACTGTTTTGAAGAATGACTCCATAGATTCATCGAACAACTCTATAGAATCATCAGATGACTCTATTGAATCATTGATGGACTCTAAAGAATCACTGGACGACTCTAATGAATCATCAAAGGACTCTAAAGAATCATTGGACGACTCTAAAGAATCATTGGACGACTCTAAAGAATCATCCGAAGACTCTCAAAAACCATCGAACGACTCTAAAGAATCATCAAACGACTctaaaatatcatcattatctGCTGTGACAAATCAGACATTTAGCTCTTTCAGATTTTGGATAGTTTATCTGTGGATTTTTGGAATCTTGGGTTTCTTGGCAGTGATGTACACGATGCTTTCAGGACGTAGAGGGCACAGAAAAAGAGGTAAAAATTACAAGCATAATAGAAGACCGTCGTATTCAGGATACGTCGATACGAATGGACATGATAGACATCTTCGCAATGCTGAATCGTCGTAG
- the LOC131328023 gene encoding probable sphingolipid transporter spinster homolog 2, whose product MAIFSNALSSPQPSWFTPKRLLGIFCVINLINYVDRGAIASNGVNGSSGTCTQSGACTSGTGIQGDFNLNNFEDGVLSSAFMVGLLVASPIFASLAKRVNPFRLIGVGLSVWTFAAAGCGLSFDFWSITICRMLVGVGEASFISLAAPFIDDNAPVAQKTAWLAMFYMCIPAGVALGYVYGGLVGDYSNWRFAFFGEAILMFPFAVLGFVMKPLQLKGFSPVESRKALTAVSEVKGDSTGTGGMLSMKADFVDQSSNGPSKSKFGYINLDELSQFLKDIKVLLLEKVYVVNVLGYIAYNFVIGAYSYWGPKAGYNIYHMTDADLIFGGLTIVCGILGTLAGGYVLDKMTATIPNAFKLLSATTLLGAAFCFTAFCFKSLYAFLAFFAIGELLVFATQGPVNYICLHCVKPSMRPISMAMSTVSIHIFGDVPSSPLVGVFQDYVNNWRETALVLTSVLFLAAGIWVIGIFLPSIDRFDEESEHQLTNTGSHTTPMTPLLEEKTAEKTESSSEP is encoded by the exons ATGGCGATATTCTCCAATGCATTATCATCTCCACAGCCTTCATGGTTCACGCCCAAAAG GTTACTTGGGATCTTCTGTGTTATTAACTTGATAAATTATGTTGACCGAGGAGCAATAGCAAGTAATGGTGTAAATGGTAGTAGTGGAACTTGCACACAAAGCGGTGCATGCACATCTGGTACTGGAATTCA GGGAGATTTTAACTTGAACAATTTTGAAGATGGCGTTCTATCTTCTGCTTTCATGGTCGGGCTTCTTGTGGCATCTCCAATATTTGCATCCTTAGCGAAGAG GGTTAATCCATTCAGGCTTATTGGAGTTGGGTTGTCTGTTTGGACTTTTGCTGCAGCTGGTTGTGGTTTGTCATTTGATTTCTGGTCCATCACTATCTGCCGCAT GCTAGTTGGTGTTGGTGAAGCTTCTTTTATAAGCCTTGCAGCTCCATTCATTGATGATAATGCTCCAGTGGCTCAG AAAACAGCATGGCTTGCAATGTTTTACATGTGTATACCAGCTGGAGTTGCGCTTGGCTATGTTTATGGTGGATTG GTTGGAGATTACTCCAATTGGCGTTTTGCATTCTTTGGGGAGGCCATCTTGATGTTTCCATTTGCTGTTCTAGGTTTCGTTATGAAACCTTTGCAGTTGAAAG GTTTTTCTCCTGTTGAATCTCGAAAAGCACTGACAGCTGTCTCGGAAGTTAAAG GTGATTCAACCGGTACAGGTGGCATGCTATCAATGAAGGCAGATTTCGTAGATCAAAGCTCAAATGGACCTTCCAA GTCAAAATTTGGATACATTAATCTGGATGAGCTATCacaatttttgaaagatattaaAGTGCTTTTGCTTGAAAAGGTTTATGTCGTCAATGTTCTAG GTTACATAGCGTACAACTTTGTCATAGGTGCATATTCATACTGGGGGCCAAAAGCTGGTTATAACATTTATCACATG ACCGATGCtgatttgatttttggaggACTTACAATTGTCTGTGGAATATTGGGAACGCTAGCAGGAGGTTATGTTCTAGATAAAATGACTGCCACAATCCCCAATGCTTTTAAG CTTCTTTCTGCAACAACATTGTTGGGGGCTGCATTTTGCTTTACTGCTTTCTGTTTTAAGAGCCTATATGCTTTCCTTGCTTTTTTCGCGATTGGTGAACTACTTGTATTTGCCACTCAG GGTCCTGTCAATTATATATGTCTTCACTGTGTTAAACCAAGTATGAGACCAATTTCCATGGCTATGTCTACTGTCTCAATTCACATCTTTGGTGATGTGCCTTCCTCTCCACTTGTTGGGGTTTTCCAG GATTACGTCAACAACTGGAGGGAGACTGCTCTGGTTCTGACATCTGTGTTGTTTCTGGCAGCTGGAATATGGGTTATTG GTATCTTTCTTCCCAGTATCGATAGATTTGATGAAGAGAGTGAGCATCAACTCACGAACACGGGGTCACACACGACGCCCATGACGCCGTTGCTTGAAGAGAAGACTGCAGAAAAAACAGAATCTTCTAGTGAACCATGA
- the LOC131328024 gene encoding peptide methionine sulfoxide reductase B5-like: protein MGSQILRIPPFSYSKTLVFSNPTYLSRSLQKSSPSRTLNTQFRTRSSKPRFSPTPTFSASRFGVVFPQNQRSFGRSVTAMAAPGSVQKSDEEWRAVLSPEQFRILRKKGTEYPGTGEYNKLYDEGIYTCAGCGTPLYKSTTKFDSGCGWPAFFDGLPGAINRHPDPDGRRVEITCAACGGHLGHVFKGEGFRTPTDERHCVNSVSLKFTPADSSS, encoded by the exons ATGGGCTCTCAAATCCTCAGAATACCACCATTTTCTTATTCCAAAACCCTAGTTTTTTCCAATCCCACCTACCTCTCCCGATCCCTACAAAAGTCATCCCCCAGCAGGACCCTCAACACCCAATTCAGAACTCGTTCGTCGAAACCCAGATTCAGCCCCACGCCCACATTTTCTGCGTCTAGATTTGGCGTGGTGTTCCCTCAGAACCAGAGGAGCTTCGGGAGAAGTGTGACAGCCATGGCTGCACCTGGGTCTGTTCAGAAATCGGATGAGGAGTGGAGGGCAGTTCTGTCGCCTGAGCAGTTTCGGATTCTGAGGAAGAAAGGAACCGA GTACCCAGGCACTGGGGAATACAACAAGTTGTATGACGAGGGAATCTATACCTGTGCTGGGTGTGGAACTCCTCTCTACAAGTCCACAACTAAATTTGACTCAGGTTGTGGATGGCCAGCTTTCTTTGATGGTCTTCCCGGAGCCATAAATCGTCAC CCGGATCCAGATGGAAGGAGGGTTGAAATTACATGCGCAGCTTGTGGTGGGCATCTCGGCCATGTGTTTAAAGGTGAAGGCTTCCGTACACCAACGGATGAACGTCATTGCGTCAATAGCGTTTCACTCAAGTTTACTCCTGCAGATTCTTCAAGTTGA